The following are from one region of the Prevotella communis genome:
- the map gene encoding type I methionyl aminopeptidase, whose amino-acid sequence MKIFLKTEDEIELMRQANQLVGKTLGELAKHIKPGVTTLQLDRVADEFIRDHGAIPTFKGFPNPYGGPFPASICTSVNDVVVHGVPDEETVLKDGDIISIDCGTLLNGFNGDSCYTFCVGEVSDEVKKLLRVTKESLYKGIENAVAGKHIGDIGSAVQDYCEAEGYGVVRELTGHGIGREMHEDPQVPNYGRRGNGVMLKANMCIAIEPMITMGKRDIYLKQDRWSICTRDGKPAAHFEHTICVRKGKAEILSSFEEVESLEGIIY is encoded by the coding sequence ATGAAGATATTTCTGAAGACTGAAGATGAAATTGAGCTGATGCGCCAGGCCAACCAGCTGGTTGGAAAAACCCTTGGCGAATTGGCAAAACATATAAAACCTGGTGTAACGACCCTCCAGTTGGATCGTGTGGCCGATGAGTTTATTCGCGACCATGGTGCTATCCCGACTTTCAAGGGTTTCCCCAATCCATATGGAGGGCCGTTTCCTGCCAGTATCTGCACATCGGTGAATGATGTCGTGGTTCATGGCGTCCCCGATGAGGAGACAGTGCTGAAGGACGGAGATATTATCTCAATCGACTGTGGCACACTCCTGAATGGCTTCAATGGCGACTCTTGCTATACGTTCTGCGTGGGCGAGGTGTCAGACGAGGTCAAGAAACTGCTCCGGGTGACCAAGGAGTCGCTCTACAAGGGCATTGAGAATGCAGTGGCAGGAAAGCATATAGGTGATATCGGCAGCGCCGTTCAGGACTACTGTGAGGCCGAAGGCTACGGAGTGGTGCGTGAACTGACAGGACACGGTATCGGCAGGGAGATGCATGAAGACCCGCAAGTGCCTAACTATGGAAGACGTGGTAATGGTGTGATGTTGAAGGCTAACATGTGTATCGCTATCGAACCGATGATTACGATGGGCAAGCGCGACATCTATCTGAAACAAGATCGCTGGAGCATTTGTACACGTGACGGCAAACCGGCTGCTCATTTCGAACATACGATTTGCGTCCGCAAAGGCAAGGCCGAGATTTTATCATCATTTGAAGAAGTTGAATCATTAGAAGGT
- the secY gene encoding preprotein translocase subunit SecY — MKKLIDTLKNIWKIEDLRQRILITVLFVAIYRFGTKIVLPGIDYNGLDELQNQTATGLMSLLDMFSGGAFSHASIFALGIMPYISASIVMQLLAVAVPYFQKMQREGESGRKKISAYTRYLTVAILLFQAPSYLFNLKFQVGPALASGIDWPVFMVPATIILAAGSMFILWLGERITDKGIGNGVSLIIMIGIIARLPNAFFQEAGSRFAAATGGGLVMFLIEIIILYAVVCAAIVLVQGVRKIPVQYAKRVVGNKQYGGARQYIPLKLFAANVMPIIFAQALMFIPLAIVQYANPQEASWFTRSLMDHQSWLYNVIFAVLIIAFTYFYTAITLNPTQMAEDMKRNNGFIPGVKPGKDTADYIDTVMSRITLPGSLFIAFIAIMPAFAGLLDVKQEFAQFFGGTSLLILVGVVLDTLQQIESHLLMRHYDGLLNSGRIHGRGGVAAY, encoded by the coding sequence ATGAAGAAGTTAATAGACACCCTAAAGAACATCTGGAAGATCGAGGATCTGCGTCAGCGCATCCTTATCACAGTATTGTTTGTCGCAATCTACCGTTTCGGTACAAAGATTGTGCTTCCAGGTATTGATTACAATGGACTGGATGAATTACAGAACCAGACTGCAACAGGTCTGATGTCACTGCTGGATATGTTCTCGGGTGGCGCATTTTCTCACGCGTCAATCTTCGCGTTGGGTATTATGCCTTACATCTCGGCTTCTATCGTTATGCAGCTTCTCGCTGTCGCTGTACCTTATTTCCAGAAGATGCAGCGCGAGGGTGAGAGCGGCCGTAAAAAGATTTCAGCTTATACTCGGTACCTGACAGTAGCAATCCTGCTGTTCCAGGCACCGAGCTACCTCTTTAACCTGAAGTTCCAGGTTGGTCCTGCCCTTGCTTCGGGCATCGACTGGCCTGTTTTCATGGTTCCCGCTACCATCATCCTTGCTGCAGGTAGTATGTTTATCCTGTGGCTGGGTGAGCGCATAACAGATAAGGGTATTGGTAATGGTGTATCTCTGATCATTATGATCGGTATCATCGCCCGTCTGCCGAACGCTTTCTTCCAGGAGGCTGGCTCACGTTTCGCTGCCGCTACAGGTGGTGGTCTGGTGATGTTCCTCATTGAGATTATCATCCTCTACGCCGTTGTTTGCGCCGCTATTGTTTTGGTGCAGGGTGTTCGCAAGATCCCCGTGCAGTATGCAAAGCGTGTCGTTGGCAATAAGCAGTATGGTGGTGCACGTCAGTACATCCCCCTCAAGCTCTTTGCTGCTAACGTGATGCCTATCATCTTCGCACAGGCACTCATGTTCATCCCCTTAGCCATTGTACAGTATGCTAATCCTCAGGAGGCAAGCTGGTTCACTCGCTCGCTCATGGATCACCAGAGCTGGCTCTATAATGTGATCTTCGCTGTCCTGATCATCGCATTCACTTACTTCTATACTGCCATCACTCTGAATCCTACTCAGATGGCAGAGGATATGAAGCGTAACAATGGTTTCATTCCTGGCGTGAAGCCCGGTAAGGATACCGCTGACTACATTGACACGGTGATGTCGCGCATTACACTGCCTGGCTCACTGTTCATCGCATTCATCGCTATCATGCCTGCTTTTGCCGGACTGTTGGATGTTAAACAGGAGTTTGCTCAGTTCTTCGGTGGTACATCTTTGTTGATTCTCGTTGGTGTGGTACTCGATACCCTCCAGCAGATTGAGAGTCACCTCCTGATGCGCCATTATGATGGTCTGCTTAATTCTGGTCGTATCCACGGCCGCGGTGGTGTAGCAGCTTACTAA
- the rplO gene encoding 50S ribosomal protein L15, producing the protein MKLNNLKPAEGSTHARRRIGRGPGSGLGGTSTRGHKGAKARSGYKRKIGFEGGQMPLQRRVPKSGFKNINHKEYFAVNLSTLQKLAEEKNLTKIGVAELVAAGLTNGKELVKVLGNGELKAKVDVEANAFSKTAEEAIKAVGGNATII; encoded by the coding sequence ATGAAACTGAATAATTTGAAACCTGCAGAGGGCTCTACCCACGCACGTCGCAGAATCGGTCGCGGACCTGGTTCAGGTCTGGGCGGTACTTCTACCCGTGGTCACAAGGGTGCCAAGGCTCGCTCTGGTTATAAGAGAAAGATTGGTTTTGAAGGTGGTCAGATGCCTTTGCAGCGTCGTGTTCCGAAGTCTGGTTTCAAGAACATCAACCACAAGGAGTACTTTGCTGTTAACCTCTCTACTCTCCAGAAACTGGCAGAGGAGAAGAACCTCACTAAGATCGGTGTTGCTGAGTTGGTGGCTGCTGGCCTGACCAACGGCAAGGAACTGGTTAAGGTTCTTGGTAACGGCGAGCTCAAGGCTAAGGTTGACGTGGAGGCTAATGCCTTCTCAAAGACCGCTGAGGAAGCAATCAAAGCAGTAGGTGGAAACGCAACAATAATCTAA
- the rpmD gene encoding 50S ribosomal protein L30 has product MATIKIQQIKSKIGYPVDQKRTLEALGLRKIGQVVEKEDSPALRGMIRKVHHLVTVID; this is encoded by the coding sequence ATGGCAACAATTAAGATTCAGCAGATTAAGAGTAAGATCGGTTATCCCGTTGACCAGAAGCGTACCCTCGAGGCACTTGGCCTTCGTAAGATCGGCCAGGTCGTTGAGAAGGAAGATTCTCCCGCTCTCCGTGGTATGATTCGCAAGGTTCATCATCTGGTGACCGTTATTGACTAA
- the rpsE gene encoding 30S ribosomal protein S5, producing MAMNKVRVNSDVELKDRLVAINRVTKVTKGGRTFTFAAIVVVGDGNGVIGWGLGKAGEVTAAIAKGVESAKKNLVKVPVLKGTIPHEMEARFGGAQVFLKPAAAGTGLVAGGAMRAVLESVGIKDVLAKSKGSSNPHNLVKATIEALSQMRDAYTVAGNRGISMNKVFNG from the coding sequence ATGGCAATGAACAAAGTTAGAGTAAATAGTGACGTTGAACTGAAAGACAGACTGGTTGCCATCAACCGTGTAACTAAGGTAACCAAGGGTGGTCGCACCTTCACATTCGCAGCTATCGTTGTTGTCGGCGACGGCAATGGCGTAATCGGCTGGGGCCTGGGTAAGGCTGGTGAAGTAACAGCTGCTATCGCCAAGGGTGTAGAGTCTGCCAAGAAGAATCTTGTTAAGGTTCCCGTGCTCAAGGGTACTATCCCTCACGAGATGGAAGCACGCTTCGGTGGTGCTCAGGTATTCCTGAAGCCCGCTGCTGCCGGTACCGGTCTTGTAGCCGGTGGTGCTATGCGTGCCGTTCTGGAGAGCGTTGGTATTAAGGATGTGCTTGCTAAGTCTAAGGGTTCTTCTAACCCCCACAACTTGGTGAAGGCTACCATCGAGGCCCTGAGCCAGATGCGTGACGCTTACACCGTTGCAGGCAATCGTGGTATCAGCATGAACAAAGTATTCAACGGATAA
- the rplR gene encoding 50S ribosomal protein L18, with product MTTKKVERRIKIKYRIRKSVFGTAERPRMSVFRSNKQIYVQVINDLEGKTLASASSAGLEAMPKIEQAAKVGEMIAAKAKEAGVESVVFDRNGYLYHGRVKSLADAARKGGLNF from the coding sequence ATGACGACTAAGAAAGTAGAAAGACGAATTAAGATCAAATATAGAATTCGTAAGAGCGTGTTCGGTACAGCCGAGCGTCCTCGTATGAGCGTGTTCCGCAGCAACAAGCAGATCTACGTTCAGGTGATTAACGATTTGGAAGGTAAAACACTTGCATCTGCATCTTCTGCTGGCCTCGAGGCTATGCCTAAGATTGAGCAGGCTGCCAAGGTTGGTGAGATGATCGCCGCTAAGGCTAAGGAGGCTGGCGTAGAGTCAGTTGTCTTCGACCGTAACGGTTATCTGTATCACGGCCGCGTGAAGTCTCTCGCTGATGCAGCTCGTAAAGGTGGACTTAATTTTTAA
- the rplF gene encoding 50S ribosomal protein L6 translates to MSRIGKLPISIPAGVTVAQDKDGVVTVKGPKGELSQKVDKSIIVKIEDGHVTFEVDENSPVNYKQKQAFHGLYRALVNNMVVGVSEGYKKEMELVGVGYRVSNQGNIIEFALGYTHPIFIQLPKEVKVETKSERNQNPQIILESCDKQLLGLICAKIRSFRKPEPYKGKGILFQGEVIRRKSGKSASAK, encoded by the coding sequence ATGTCAAGAATAGGAAAATTGCCAATTAGTATTCCTGCTGGCGTAACAGTCGCTCAGGATAAGGACGGAGTCGTTACCGTTAAGGGTCCCAAGGGTGAACTCTCTCAGAAAGTCGACAAGTCAATCATCGTTAAGATTGAGGACGGTCACGTAACTTTCGAAGTTGACGAGAACAGCCCTGTTAACTACAAGCAGAAGCAGGCTTTCCATGGCCTCTACCGCGCACTCGTTAACAACATGGTTGTTGGCGTAAGCGAGGGTTACAAGAAGGAGATGGAGCTCGTAGGTGTAGGTTACCGTGTTTCTAATCAGGGTAACATCATCGAGTTCGCTCTGGGTTATACTCACCCCATCTTCATCCAGCTTCCTAAGGAGGTTAAGGTTGAGACAAAGTCTGAGCGTAACCAGAATCCTCAGATTATCCTCGAGTCTTGCGACAAGCAGCTCCTCGGACTTATTTGTGCTAAAATTCGTTCTTTCCGCAAGCCTGAGCCTTATAAAGGAAAGGGTATCTTGTTCCAGGGTGAGGTTATCCGTCGTAAGTCGGGTAAGTCAGCATCAGCTAAGTAA
- the rpsH gene encoding 30S ribosomal protein S8, with protein sequence MTDPIADFLTRLRNAIMANHRVVEVPASNLKKEITKILFEKGYILNYKFVEDGPQGTIKVALKYDPVTKENAIKFLKRVSTPGLRKYTGYKDMPRVINGLGIAILSTSKGVMTDKEAAALKIGGEVLCYVY encoded by the coding sequence ATGACAGATCCAATAGCAGATTTTCTGACGAGGTTGAGAAACGCAATCATGGCTAATCACCGTGTTGTGGAAGTACCAGCTTCAAACTTGAAGAAGGAAATTACTAAGATCCTCTTCGAGAAGGGTTACATTCTGAACTACAAGTTCGTTGAGGATGGCCCTCAGGGTACTATCAAGGTTGCCTTGAAGTATGATCCTGTAACAAAAGAGAACGCCATCAAGTTCTTGAAGCGCGTATCTACACCAGGTCTCCGTAAGTACACTGGTTACAAAGATATGCCGAGAGTTATTAACGGACTGGGTATCGCTATCTTATCCACGTCTAAAGGTGTAATGACAGACAAAGAGGCCGCAGCCCTGAAGATCGGTGGTGAGGTACTTTGCTACGTTTATTAA
- the rpsN gene encoding 30S ribosomal protein S14 translates to MAKESMKAREVKRAKLVARYAEKRAALKKVIATADVNTEEGAMAAYEAARKLQEIPRNANPIRLHNRCKVTGRPKGYMRQFGLSRIQFREMASNGLIPGVKKASW, encoded by the coding sequence ATGGCAAAAGAATCAATGAAGGCCCGCGAGGTAAAGCGCGCCAAGCTCGTTGCCCGCTATGCTGAGAAGCGTGCTGCACTGAAGAAGGTAATCGCTACTGCCGACGTTAACACCGAGGAAGGTGCTATGGCTGCCTACGAGGCTGCCCGCAAGCTGCAGGAGATTCCCCGCAACGCTAACCCCATCCGTCTGCACAACCGTTGCAAGGTGACAGGTCGTCCAAAGGGTTACATGCGTCAGTTCGGTCTCTCTCGTATTCAGTTCCGTGAGATGGCATCAAACGGTCTGATTCCCGGAGTGAAGAAGGCTAGCTGGTAA
- the rplE gene encoding 50S ribosomal protein L5, whose translation MNTAQLKKTYAEQIAPALMKQFNYSSAMQIPALKKIVVNQGLGDATQDKKIIEVAINEISAITGQKAVATYSKKDIANFKLRKKMPIGVMVTLRRERMYEFLERLVRIALPRIRDFKGIESKFDGRGNYTLGIQEQIIFPEINIDSVDRIQGMNITFVTSAQTDEEGYALLKAFGLPFKNAKND comes from the coding sequence ATGAATACAGCACAACTGAAGAAAACTTATGCCGAGCAGATCGCTCCGGCTCTGATGAAGCAGTTCAACTATAGTTCTGCTATGCAGATTCCTGCCCTGAAGAAGATTGTCGTAAACCAGGGTCTGGGCGACGCTACTCAGGATAAGAAGATTATCGAGGTAGCTATCAACGAGATTTCTGCCATCACTGGTCAGAAGGCCGTTGCTACATATTCTAAGAAGGATATCGCAAACTTCAAACTCCGTAAGAAGATGCCTATCGGCGTTATGGTAACACTGCGTCGTGAGCGCATGTACGAGTTCCTCGAGAGACTCGTTCGCATCGCTCTGCCCCGTATCCGTGACTTCAAGGGTATCGAGAGCAAGTTCGACGGTCGTGGTAACTACACACTGGGTATCCAGGAGCAGATTATCTTCCCCGAGATCAATATCGATTCAGTAGATCGCATCCAGGGTATGAACATCACCTTCGTTACATCGGCTCAGACCGACGAGGAGGGTTATGCTCTGCTGAAGGCTTTCGGTCTCCCATTCAAGAACGCTAAAAACGACTAA
- the rplX gene encoding 50S ribosomal protein L24, whose translation MSKLHIKKNDTVMVLAGEDKGKTGKVLKVLVEKQRAIVEGINIVNKSTKPSAKNPQGGFEKVEAPIHISNLSLIDPKSGKATRVAIKHEGKNVIRVAKKSGEEIK comes from the coding sequence ATGAGCAAGTTACATATCAAGAAAAACGATACAGTCATGGTCCTGGCCGGTGAGGACAAGGGCAAGACTGGTAAGGTGCTGAAGGTCTTGGTAGAGAAGCAGCGTGCTATTGTTGAGGGTATCAATATCGTCAACAAGAGCACAAAGCCCAGCGCCAAGAATCCTCAGGGAGGTTTCGAGAAAGTCGAGGCTCCTATTCATATTTCTAACTTAAGTTTGATTGACCCCAAGAGTGGCAAGGCTACCCGTGTTGCTATCAAGCACGAGGGTAAGAACGTCATCCGCGTGGCAAAAAAATCAGGAGAGGAGATTAAGTAA
- the rplN gene encoding 50S ribosomal protein L14, with protein MIQTESRLTVCDNSGAREALCIRVLGGTRRRYASVGDVIVVAIKNAIPTSDVKKGAVSKALIVRTKKEIRRADGSYIRFDDNACVLLNNAGELRGSRIFGPVARELRAVNMKVVSLAPEVL; from the coding sequence ATGATACAGACAGAATCAAGACTTACAGTATGTGATAACAGCGGTGCACGCGAGGCTCTCTGCATCCGTGTGCTGGGTGGTACCCGCCGCCGTTATGCCAGTGTAGGCGACGTGATTGTCGTTGCTATCAAGAACGCAATCCCTACTAGTGATGTGAAAAAGGGTGCAGTGTCGAAGGCTCTGATTGTTCGCACTAAGAAGGAAATCCGTCGTGCTGACGGTTCTTACATCCGTTTTGATGACAATGCATGCGTACTGCTGAACAATGCTGGTGAGCTCCGTGGTAGCCGTATCTTCGGTCCCGTGGCTCGTGAGCTGCGCGCAGTTAACATGAAGGTCGTTTCTTTGGCACCTGAGGTTCTTTAA
- the rpsQ gene encoding 30S ribosomal protein S17 — MVQMETRNLRKTRQGVVISNKMDKTIVIAAKFKEKHPIYGKFVQKTKKYHVHDEKNECNVGDTVLIMETRPLSKTKRWRLVQIVEKAK, encoded by the coding sequence ATGGTCCAGATGGAAACAAGAAATTTAAGAAAGACAAGACAGGGTGTCGTTATCAGCAACAAAATGGATAAAACCATTGTTATTGCCGCTAAGTTCAAGGAGAAGCACCCTATTTATGGTAAGTTCGTTCAGAAAACGAAGAAATACCATGTACATGATGAGAAGAATGAGTGCAATGTAGGTGATACAGTGCTCATTATGGAAACCCGCCCTCTGTCTAAGACAAAGCGCTGGAGATTAGTTCAAATCGTTGAAAAGGCTAAGTAA
- the rpmC gene encoding 50S ribosomal protein L29, whose product MKTKEIKELETKELAERLETEVAKYNQMKFNHNVTPLENPSLIKAARRDIARMKTELRQRELNK is encoded by the coding sequence ATGAAGACGAAGGAAATTAAGGAGCTTGAGACCAAAGAATTGGCCGAGCGTTTGGAGACTGAGGTTGCTAAGTACAACCAGATGAAGTTCAATCACAACGTAACTCCGCTGGAGAACCCATCACTGATTAAGGCTGCACGTCGTGATATCGCACGCATGAAGACGGAACTCCGTCAGAGAGAACTTAACAAATAA
- the rplP gene encoding 50S ribosomal protein L16, translating to MLQPKRVRYRRPQDGRGNKGNAHRGTTLAFGSFGIKTLDAKWIDSRQIEAARVAINRYMNREGQVWIRIFPDKPITRKPADVRMGKGKGDPAGWVAPVTPGRILFEVEGVPFEIAKEALRLGAQKLPVKTKFVVRRDYDKNA from the coding sequence ATGTTACAACCAAAAAGAGTAAGATATAGAAGGCCTCAGGATGGACGTGGCAACAAAGGCAACGCCCACAGAGGTACAACACTGGCTTTCGGATCTTTCGGTATCAAGACACTTGACGCTAAATGGATCGACAGCCGCCAGATTGAGGCTGCCCGTGTGGCCATCAATCGTTACATGAACCGTGAAGGTCAGGTTTGGATCCGCATCTTCCCCGACAAACCCATCACTCGTAAGCCTGCTGACGTACGTATGGGTAAGGGTAAGGGTGATCCCGCAGGATGGGTTGCACCTGTAACTCCTGGTCGTATCCTCTTCGAAGTGGAAGGCGTACCTTTTGAGATCGCCAAGGAGGCTCTTCGCCTCGGTGCTCAGAAGCTGCCTGTTAAGACCAAGTTTGTTGTAAGACGTGACTACGATAAAAACGCTTAA
- the rpsC gene encoding 30S ribosomal protein S3, whose translation MGQKVNPISNRLGIVRGWDSNWFGGKDFGDNLVEDQKIRKYLNERLAKASVSKIVIERTLKLITITICTARPGIVIGKGGQDVDNLKDELKKLFDKEVQINIFEVKRPELDATIVATNIARQIEGKIAYRRAIKQAVANTMRAGAEGIKVQISGRLNGAEIARSEMIKEGRTPLHTFRADIDFCQAEALTKVGLLGIKVWICRGEVYGKVDLAPNFSQEKQSGRGNGGNNGGRKFRNKKK comes from the coding sequence ATGGGACAGAAAGTAAATCCAATTAGCAACCGTCTGGGTATCGTTAGAGGTTGGGATTCAAATTGGTTCGGAGGCAAGGACTTCGGAGATAACCTGGTAGAGGATCAGAAAATCCGTAAGTACCTCAACGAGCGTCTGGCTAAGGCTAGCGTTTCTAAGATTGTCATCGAGCGCACTTTGAAACTGATTACCATTACTATTTGCACGGCTCGTCCGGGTATCGTCATTGGTAAGGGTGGACAGGATGTAGACAACTTGAAGGATGAGCTGAAGAAGCTCTTCGACAAGGAAGTACAGATTAATATCTTTGAAGTAAAGCGTCCAGAACTTGACGCAACAATCGTTGCCACGAACATCGCTCGCCAGATCGAGGGCAAGATTGCTTATCGTCGTGCTATCAAGCAGGCTGTGGCCAACACCATGCGCGCTGGTGCCGAGGGTATCAAGGTTCAGATCTCAGGTCGTCTTAACGGTGCTGAAATCGCACGCAGCGAGATGATCAAGGAGGGCCGTACTCCCCTGCACACATTCCGTGCTGACATCGACTTCTGCCAGGCAGAGGCTCTGACTAAGGTTGGTCTGCTGGGCATCAAGGTCTGGATTTGCCGTGGTGAAGTTTACGGCAAGGTTGACCTCGCTCCTAACTTCTCTCAGGAGAAGCAGAGTGGCCGTGGCAACGGAGGTAACAATGGTGGCCGTAAGTTCCGCAATAAGAAGAAGTAA
- the rplV gene encoding 50S ribosomal protein L22, whose product MGARKHIKAEERKAALKTQYFAKLKGCPSSPRKMRYVVDMIRGMEVNRALGVLRFSKKAAAADVEKLLRSAINNWEQKNDRKAEAGELFITRVFVDEGVTLKRMRPAPQGRGYRIRKRSNHVTLFVDAKTNDVKE is encoded by the coding sequence ATGGGAGCAAGAAAACATATTAAGGCTGAAGAGAGAAAAGCAGCTCTTAAGACACAGTATTTTGCAAAGTTGAAAGGCTGTCCTTCTTCTCCGCGCAAGATGCGCTATGTCGTGGATATGATCCGTGGCATGGAGGTGAACCGCGCTTTGGGCGTGCTTCGCTTCTCAAAGAAGGCTGCTGCCGCTGATGTGGAGAAGCTTCTCCGCTCAGCTATTAATAACTGGGAGCAGAAGAATGATCGCAAGGCCGAGGCCGGCGAGTTGTTCATCACCCGCGTATTCGTTGACGAGGGCGTAACCCTGAAGCGCATGCGTCCCGCCCCACAGGGCCGTGGCTATCGTATCCGCAAGCGCAGTAACCACGTCACTCTGTTTGTTGACGCTAAAACTAACGACGTAAAAGAATAA
- the rpsS gene encoding 30S ribosomal protein S19 codes for MSRSLKKGPYINVALEKKVLAMNESGKKNVVKTWARASMISPDFVGHTVAVHNGNKFIPVYITENMVGHKLGEFAPTRRFGGHAGNKK; via the coding sequence ATGAGTCGTTCATTAAAGAAAGGTCCTTATATCAACGTTGCTCTCGAGAAGAAAGTTCTCGCTATGAATGAGAGCGGCAAGAAGAACGTCGTAAAGACATGGGCCAGAGCATCAATGATCTCACCCGATTTCGTGGGACACACTGTTGCAGTTCATAACGGTAACAAATTTATCCCTGTTTACATTACTGAGAACATGGTTGGTCACAAGCTCGGTGAGTTCGCACCCACACGTCGCTTCGGTGGTCACGCCGGTAACAAGAAGTAA